TTCATTGTCAAAGTCAACCACAACGAACTTCTGACTTATCCGAATCGTGCCGATCAAATCATGTATGGTGTGGTGGAAGACGCATGGAACATGGGTGCTGCAGGAATTGGGGCGACTATATATTTCGGATCTGACGAAAGCGCCAGACAAATTGTGGAAGTTGCCGAAGCTTTTGAACATGCGCATCAACTTGGAATGTTCACCGTTTTGTGGTGTTATCTGCGAAATTCATCTTTCAAAAAAGACGGGGTCGATTACCATGCATCTGCAGACCTGACAGGACAAGCCAATCATTTGGGTGTAACGATACAGGCGGACATCATCAAGCAAAAACTTCCAACCAACAACGGTGGATACACCGCTTTGAATATGGGTGGCTCTTCTTATGGGATAACGAATCCAAAAATATACAGCGAACTGACCAGCGATCATCCGATAGATCTTTGCAGGTATCAGGTTGCCAATTGCTATATGGGCCGGGTTGGATTGATCAATAGTGGCGGAGAATCCAAGGGAGCCAGCGATCTATACGAAGCTGTGGTCACCGCAATCATCAACAAGCGTGCCGGTGGAATGGGTTTAATTTCCGGCAGAAAGGCATTTCAAAAACCACTCAAACAGGGAATTGAATTATTGAATGCCATACAGGATGTTTATCTCGATAAAAAAATAAACATTGCCTGATCGGTTCCAATCATATTCTTAATTTCAAAATAAGGCCTGAATGAGCAATTATTAAAGGGGTCAGGTAAAATATATGGGGATTAAGTTGAAATGAAGCAATTTTGGTATCTGAAATAGATAAAATCAGTATGTCCAATTAGTAAACAGATCAGAAATTCAGATCGGCCTTTTTCATTTTAGCTAAAACTGATTTAAAAAGCGTTAAGAACAAAATACTGTTTGAGCTCGCTTAAAGCTATAATAAATCCTTTTTGACAGATAAGCAAAGGGCCAACACGGCAGATCAAGGCGAGTTTATTTTGTTTAGCTTTTTAAGTCAGTTTTAGCGTTAAGAAATGAAAACATATATAATAATAACAGGTCAGCCGCTTCGCGGTTCCTTCACTTCGATGTCCTTTGTGGACATCGATACGCCTTACGGCGTAATCGTTCAGTCATGTATCAAGACAAAAAAGAACAATGAATCTTAGGAATAAGTGAAAGTCAATTGGATAATTTTGGGCTTTTTGAATCCGTGAATTTATTTAAGAATTGACGTCAAAGCTGATTTCTTCCCATATTTTTGATTTGATCCTATTAAAGTCTGTTGTACTTGAAATTGCACAACTGTGATAGCTCAATTCGCTTAAAGAGAAAAGTAAGTCTAATTAAAGTATTGTACCGGTTTCCATATCATCAAACCTGATAAAACAGTACTTGCATTTGAAATTTCAAGTGAGCAAGTCCATTCTTATTTCTTCAAATCTATAAGAGCTACATTCCTACCGATGACCCTGCCTTGTTTGACACCTTGAGCTATGGCAGGCCTGTAATGAATCCCTCCATACAACCTCGAGATGGCAGTTTCTTCGGCAAGATCTGCAAATGAACTGAAGGTCCTGGGACTTCCATTGATATCATTTCTGGAAACATGCGTATTGTCTGTAATTGTATAGTGATAGCCAAAATAATGCTCAAGCACTGTCATTGCAGCACCTGTTTGAACGGAATGACCACTGGTGTGTTCCGGAAATGGAGGCGTTGGTAAAATGGTCGCGAACTGCGGGTCAATAAATTTTTTAATATAAGTTACCGGCCTTACCAAATTATACGCGTATTTACATTTCCAGCAGGACACGAAAGCATCGTGCACCGCCATGCCAACTTTGGAAAATACTTCAGCGGCCATAGCCAGATCTGCATTTTCATTTTGAAGTACAATCGTTGCTATAGACATGGAGTGCCCGGGTGGAGTGCTCGTTATTCCGGGATCATCGCTCCAAAATTTAGCAATATCAGATTGTTCTGCAGTCACATTTAAGACCGCTATATAGACTTCATTGGCTTCTAAATAAAAGACACTTTTAGGATCTGTTGAATAGGTGGTAGGTTGAATAAGAAGATTATCACTGGCGTTCGAACTAACGAATGTTCGTACGTCTCCCCAATAAGGCTGTAAGGGCTTTTGATTAGGAGCTGTAGGTTCCCACTTGCCTGGTATATCTGGTACCGTATAATCCGGAAAATTATTCAAATACGCTTCATCCTGATTGTCTGTTTTTGAATAGTTGTAGACTGCTTCAGCCACTTTTTTCCCAAAATCAACAGAACGATCAATAATGGTCTGATCGGTTTCAGAAGATTGGGCAATGAAACTCTGCTCAAGCTGGTCAATAGCCAACTGATTTGCAGCTGAAGTCGTTTTAAATAAATTTTTCATCATGTAGGCCATGGCTGCATTGGCAGACAGCCCCCAATCGTATTGCTGGTTGGCTTCTACCGCCGGTAAACCAGAGGCATTGAAATTTTGGATCAATCCGGCATACGATACGTTTTCTTTTATTCCAGGGACGACAGATTCATACAAAGCAAGTGCAGCATATCCATAGGCTCTGGCCGCTACAGGGGGTGTAAATCCCGGAGTCGTTTTGACGAGTTCACGCTGCAAAGTCACCCATTGAAGGGCAACATCTGCCGGATAATCGGAAGCCTGGTTGAGTATAAATGGCGTTGCGAGGTCTTCCTTACAAGCCTGGAAGGTAAGCAGGAACCATCCCAGTATAACATAAATGATGTAGCGCATAAACTTGATTTTCAACAAATATATAATCTTAAACCTCACTTGTCAATAAAAAATCGCAATATTTTAGAACTCACAAGTGCAGGTTGATGCATGTTGTTTTTATATAATATAAAAAAACCCGATGCTCAGTACTGTATTCATTGGCACCGGGTGAATCTCGTTCGTTGACCTTTTATTAATTCGGTTTCAAACTTCCTTTAAATTCGTAATTGATGTTATCCTGGCCCTCCTTTCTCCAGACAAATTTTCCCTCAATTGTGTTTTGAGAATAACTTCCTTCGAAATCGATCTCGCCTTCAGACTCACTTTTGGTGGTACATTTAAAGCTCAGTTTTCCATTAACCAATTCCACTGTATAAGGCGCAGGACTAAATCCATATTGATGGCATGCTTCTGAATCCATCTGACCATTTGCAAATGAAACCACATCCGGATCTTGCTTGTCTGGTTTACCTACTTCCCAGGCACCAATCTGAAATGTTTTACCATCCAGACTTTCGGCTTGTTTTTGAGTACAGGACAACAGACTTAATACCAGCAGACTTGTTAATAAATGAAATACTTTTTTCATAATCACAATCATTTAAATTTTATTAAAGTTACCGTTTTCTAGAAACTTCAACAACAATGGCTTTGATGGTGTTTTGGGTTAAGTTCCTTGCAGAGTGCCCTTCTGAGGGGAACACACCTCCAAAACCGCTTTGAAACTCCAGCGTCTCCTTTTTTCCGTCGGCATGGGTGATCTCAAGTATACCCGGAGTTAATACATAAACAGCATGATCCGGATGTTTATGAAAGGCAGCTGACTCACCGGGTTCGAATTCGATCTCAAACAACCGTATTCCAAGCGTATCCGAAATTAGTTTGTAAACATTAGGAGCCGCTTTCGCAACATCCTGTGCTTTCAATTCGATACCAACTGACGATAAACAAAGTACAAAAACAGGCAATAGAAATTTAAATACATTTTTCATAACTTAATTTATTTTAATGACATTATTAATAAAATCTTTTTATTGAATCTTACTTCAATATGTATAACCATTTGGAAGTTATGGCATTCCAACTACATCTCAATTTCTTTGAGTATTTCCCGCGATGAACTTTCCACAAATGGCTTAAATGTTGCATACCAGTTTTTCCAATTGGGTTTTTGCATTTCATTAAACATGGCATTTTCATATTCGCTTAATGACGAAAACCGTGCTTCGAGTATGAGTCGATAAGCATCACCGGTAAAATCGCTTAAGATCCTGAATGATGCTGGTTCAAACAACTTTTCTTCAAAAGCCTTTTTAAGCGTTTGACTAGCCTCCTTGAACATACCAAATTTCAATCTGAATGTGTCTCTAACGATGAACATAAGTTTGTTTTTTAATGATACAAAGATTGGGTGACTTTTAGTTCGGGGCAATCCCATGTATATGGGAATTTGGATTAGCCAAATGGAGATTGCCTGCCAGTATGCTACCGCAAAGAAACGGGCTCAATGGAACAAGAATAAAGTTGTATTGGTCTAAGAAATGGGTTCACTTCTTCAGATGATTCATAATCCCGGGCGAAATACTTTGGCAGCCGCCTCAGTGGCAGAATGTACCTGGAGCTTTTCGTAGATCTTCTTGATATGAGATCGTACGGTTTCGACGGAGACAAAACACTTGTCAGCAATCATTTTATAACTGTGGCCGGTTGTAAGTAACTCTAAAACCTCCATTTCTCTTGGGGTAAGTCCAAATTCATCTGAAGGCTTGACATTTTTCTTTTGAAATGCCTCGATAACTTTACGGGCTATGCTGGAAGTCATAGGAGCACCTCCACTGAGTACATCCCTGATGGCATCAGGAATTAATTTCAATTCTGTACTTTTCAAAAGATAACCTGAAGCACCATTGCAAATGGCTTCCATAATTTTATCGTTATCTTCAAAAACTGTGAGCATGATAACGGGTATTTGCTTATTCAGAATTCTGACTCTTTTCAAACCTTCCAGGCCATCAACACCATTCATCGAAATATCCATGAGCAATACAGATGGATCAAATGATTTTAAATGTTCTGTGATGTGATTGCAGTTTTCAAACGTTCCGCAAACCTCAAAATCCTCAACCCAATTAAGCAAATCTTTCAGAGACTGCCTG
The DNA window shown above is from Saprospiraceae bacterium and carries:
- a CDS encoding vanadium-dependent haloperoxidase, with product MRYIIYVILGWFLLTFQACKEDLATPFILNQASDYPADVALQWVTLQRELVKTTPGFTPPVAARAYGYAALALYESVVPGIKENVSYAGLIQNFNASGLPAVEANQQYDWGLSANAAMAYMMKNLFKTTSAANQLAIDQLEQSFIAQSSETDQTIIDRSVDFGKKVAEAVYNYSKTDNQDEAYLNNFPDYTVPDIPGKWEPTAPNQKPLQPYWGDVRTFVSSNASDNLLIQPTTYSTDPKSVFYLEANEVYIAVLNVTAEQSDIAKFWSDDPGITSTPPGHSMSIATIVLQNENADLAMAAEVFSKVGMAVHDAFVSCWKCKYAYNLVRPVTYIKKFIDPQFATILPTPPFPEHTSGHSVQTGAAMTVLEHYFGYHYTITDNTHVSRNDINGSPRTFSSFADLAEETAISRLYGGIHYRPAIAQGVKQGRVIGRNVALIDLKK
- a CDS encoding response regulator transcription factor, which translates into the protein MKKIRILIYEDHEYYRQSLKDLLNWVEDFEVCGTFENCNHITEHLKSFDPSVLLMDISMNGVDGLEGLKRVRILNKQIPVIMLTVFEDNDKIMEAICNGASGYLLKSTELKLIPDAIRDVLSGGAPMTSSIARKVIEAFQKKNVKPSDEFGLTPREMEVLELLTTGHSYKMIADKCFVSVETVRSHIKKIYEKLQVHSATEAAAKVFRPGL
- a CDS encoding class I fructose-bisphosphate aldolase; translation: MPKTSISELLGNQSAYYLDHVCKTIPKSSLHLPGKDHLDKIWSVSNRSNQTIRNLAQLHDSGRLGGSGYVSILPVDQGIEHSAGASFAPNPDYFDPENIVKLAIEGGCNAVASTYGVLAAVSRKYAHKIPFIVKVNHNELLTYPNRADQIMYGVVEDAWNMGAAGIGATIYFGSDESARQIVEVAEAFEHAHQLGMFTVLWCYLRNSSFKKDGVDYHASADLTGQANHLGVTIQADIIKQKLPTNNGGYTALNMGGSSYGITNPKIYSELTSDHPIDLCRYQVANCYMGRVGLINSGGESKGASDLYEAVVTAIINKRAGGMGLISGRKAFQKPLKQGIELLNAIQDVYLDKKINIA